DNA from Candidatus Methylomirabilota bacterium:
ACGACGGCCGAGCAGCGGCAGATGCTCGGCGTGATCGGCGCCGGCTCGATCGAGGACCTGCTCGTCAAGATCCCCGCGAAGGCGCGGCTCTCCCGGCCGTTGAACCTGGCGCCCGCCCTCGCCGAGACCGACCTGGTCCGCCACATGCGGGCGCTCGCCGCCCGGAACGCCGACGCCGACTCGCACGCCTGCTTCATGGGCGCGGGCTCCTACGACCACTACGTCCCGAGCCCGATCAGCCACATGGTCCTGCGCGGCGAGTTCCTCACGGCGTACACGCCCTACCAGCCCGAGGCGAGCCAGGGCACGCTCAGGACGATCTACGAGTACCAGACGATGATCGCCGAGCTGACCGGGATGGACGTGGCGAACGCGTCCATCTACGACGGCGCGTCGTCACTCGCCGAGGCGGCGCTGATGGCCCACGCCGTCACCGAGCGGAAGGAGATCGTCCTCTCGCGCGGCGTGAACCCGCTCTACCGCCGCGTCACCGCCACCTACTGCGAGGGGCCGGGCATCCGCCTGC
Protein-coding regions in this window:
- a CDS encoding glycine dehydrogenase (acts in conjunction with GvcH to form H-protein-S-aminomethyldihydrolipoyllysine from glycine; forms a heterodimer with subunit 2 to form the P protein), which gives rise to MKSRFIANTTAEQRQMLGVIGAGSIEDLLVKIPAKARLSRPLNLAPALAETDLVRHMRALAARNADADSHACFMGAGSYDHYVPSPISHMVLRGEFLTAYTPYQPEASQGTLRTIYEYQTMIAELTGMDVANASIYDGASSLAEAALMAHAVTERKEIVLSRGVNPLYRRVTATYCEGPGIRL